From the Glandiceps talaboti chromosome 12, keGlaTala1.1, whole genome shotgun sequence genome, one window contains:
- the LOC144443395 gene encoding small ribosomal subunit protein uS19 — translation MAEQEQPKKRRTFRKFLFRGVDLDQLLDMSNEQLMELFTCRARRKLTRGLKRKPLALIKKLRKAKKEAPPLEKPEVVKTHLRNMLIMPEMVGSMVGVYNGKTFNQVEIKPEMIGHYLGEFSITYKPVKHGRPGIGATHSSRFIPLK, via the exons ATG GCAGAACAGGAACAGCCCAAGAAGAGGCGTACTTTTAGGAAGTTTTTGTTTCGGGGTGTTGATTTAGATCAGCTCCTTGATATGTCCAA TGAACAACTGATGGAGCTTTTTACTTGCCGTGCCAGGAGAAAACTAACAAGAGGGTTAAAACGTAAACCACTTGCTCTAATTAAGAAGTTGAGAAAAGCCAAGAAAGAAGCACCACCACTTGAGAAACCAGAAGTTGTAAAAACTCATTTGAGGAACATGTTGATCATGCCAGAAATGGTTGGAAGCATGGTAGGCGTTTACAATGGAAAGACATTTAACCAGGTTGAAATTAAG CCTGAAATGATTGGTCACTACCTTGGTGAGTTTAGTATCACATACAAACCAGTCAAACACGGCAGACCTGGTATTGGTGCCACACATTCATCCAGATTCATTCCATTGAAATAG